From the Aquirufa lenticrescens genome, the window GAAGATTGTTCTGGCAAAGTATTATCAGGCGATGACGTGTTCGAATTAAATGACACCTACGGTTTTCCAGTTGACTTAACGGCTCTAATTGCTCGTGAGAAAGGTTTGGATATCGATGAGTCTGGATTTAATGCAGCATTGAAGGCTCAAAAAGAGCGTTCGCGCAAAGATGCAGGCGCTAGTGCTGAAGATTGGGTAATCGTGAACGAAGGTGATGAAGTAAGCTTTATCGGATACGATTCAAATGAGACAGATACCCAAGTTTTAAAATACCAAAAGATTCAAAATAAGGCTGGTGTTCAATACAAAGTTGTTTTAGAAACGACTCCTTTCTATGCTGAATCCGGTGGACAAGTGGGCGATACAGGTGTTTTTGTTTTCGCTACATCAGGTATTTCTCTTCCAGTGATTGATACGAAGAAGGAGAATGATTTGATTGTACATATCTTATCAGATGCGCGCATTGAGACTCTAGCGAGCGAACCAGTGAAAGCGAGCATTGCTACGTTACGTCGTCGTGCTATTACACACCACCACAGTTCTACTCACTTGATGCAAGCCGCTTTACAAGAAGTGTTAGGTAAGCACGTGGCGCAAAAAGGTAGCTTAGTGAACGAGGATTTATTGCGATTTGACTTCTCTCACTTCCAAAAAGTAACGGATGAAGAGATTAAGCAAATCGAGCAGATTGTGAATGCCAAAATCGCAGAGAACATTCCTTTGTTAGAAGAACGAAACGTTCCTATTGCAGAAGCGAAAGAAAAAGGGGCTATGGCCTTATTTGGCGAAAAATACGGGGATTTTGTGCGCGTGATTACTTTTGACAAGAACTTCTCGGTTGAGCTTTGTGGAGGAACACACGTTCCGTCTACAGGTGAAATTGGCTTATTTAAAATCACTGCAGAAAGTTCTGTTGCTACGGGCGTTCGTCGTATTGAAGCCATCACTTCTCAAAAGGCTTATGAATTATTAAGCGAGCAAGAAGCTTTATTGAGTGAGATCAACGACTTATTGAAAGCGCCAAAAGATCTGGTTAAGGCGGTGGCTAACTTAATTGAGAGTAATTCTTCACTACAAAAAACGGTTGCAGCTTACCAACAGAAAGAAATTTCAGGTTTAAAAAATAGCCTAGTAAAAGAAATCGTGGCTGGACCTATTAATTCCATCATTAAACAAGTATCTGCTCCTACGGCAGATGCATTGAAGAATTTAGCTTTCGATTTACAAGAAAACCAAGAGAACTTATTCGTGCTATTGGCGGCTGAAATCGAAGGAAAAGCTAGTTTAGCGATTTCCATTTCGAAAGGCTTAGTAGATAGCAAAGGATTAGATGCGGGTAAAATCATTCGTGATTTAGCCAAAGAAGTACAAGGTGGTGGAGGTGGACAGCCATTCTTGGCTACGGCAGGTGGTCAAAATCCAGCAGGTATCCCTAAGTTATTAAGTTTAGCGCCTTCTTATATCGTCTAAACTCCATGAACTCTATCCCCTTTTCTCCCTTTACAGAGGTGGCTAAACAGCTGGACCAATGGGGCGAAAAGGGGATTCCTTTTGTCTTTTTAGTCGATTATTCACTGGAAAATGCCTGGGCAGGATCTGAAGAAGAGGCGAAAGACTTAGGAATACTTTTTGAATTTGATGGATCTGGCATCCTGTCTGAACAGGTATCCTTTCAGAAAACTCCCCTTTCATTCGAATCGTATGCTGAGAAATTCAAACAAGTTCAAGCTGGTTTAAAAAGGGGCGATTCGTTTCTCTTGAATTTAACTGCCGAAACACCCATAGAGACATCTCTTCACCTCTCTGAGATTTTTCAAAGAGCGGACGCTCCCTACAAAATACGGTGTAGAGATCAATTCACTTCTTTTTCTCCGGAGACCTTCGTGCGAGTTCAAGGAAATAAAATTTCTTCTTTTCCGATGAAGGGTACGTTAGAGGTTACTGCGAATTCAGATGCACGTCAACTTCAAAACGATCCTAAAGAAAAGGCGGAGCATGCCACCATCGTGGATTTAATCCGCAATGATTTAAGTAAAGTAGCTTTTCCTATTCGTGTAGAAAAATACCAATACATCGAACGGGTGAAAACAAATTCGGGGGAACTTTGGCAGATGTCCTCTAAAATTAGCGGAGAATTAATACCAGAATTACGCAATAAATATGGTTCCATTTTACTTGAATTATTACCCGCTGGATCCATTACCGGAGCACCTAAAAAAGCGACAATGCAACTTATTAAAGAGGCCGAACAATATGACCGCGGATTTTATACCGGAATTATGGGTAAATTTGATGGAAAATCATTCAATTCTGGCGTGATGATTCGATTTATCGAAAAACAAAATGAGGGACTTGTTTTCAAAAGTGGCGGCGGCATCACCGTATTTTCTGATGTCAAAAAAGAATACGACGAATTAATCCAAAAAGTTTATCTCCCCTTTTAACATGTTCTCTTTCTTAGAAACCATCTGCATACAAGACGGAAAAGCGCAACATCTGGATTTCCACCAGATGCGGGTCAATGAGACTTTTGACCAATTTTTTCCGGAATGGGAACCGTTCGATGTGGAAGACCTTGTCTCAGAACAGTCATTGCCTACAGAAGGAACACATCGACTTCGTATAACGTACCAAGAGGATCCAGAAACCATTGAAATTCTACCTTATACTAAAAAGGATATTAAACGATTCGCTTTAGTGGATACAGGAGAAATCGATTATGGCTTTAAATGGAGCGAGAGAGGTTTTTTTCAAACCTTTTTAGAGGCTCACCCAGAAGCAGATGAGGTGATTTTTGTGAAAGATGGAAAAGTGCAAGATTGCAGTATGGCGAATTTAGCGTTTTTGAAAGAGGGGATTTGGTACACGCCGGAAGATCCTTTGCATTGGGGAACAACAAGAGCACGATTGATTATTGAGGAAGAGATAGAAGAAACTGATATTTTAGTTGAAGAATTATCCTCGTATGAACGCGTTTGTTTAATTAACGTATTTCGACCACTTTCGTTGGAAAATTCCCTTTCGGTAGCCGAATCTATTTTGTAAATTGATCTATGTCTACCGATAAAAGTCCCAGCTTTTTATTGCACCAAAAGTTTCCTTTTGAACCCACGCCCTCTCAGGCGTCCTTGTTCCAAAAGTTAAGCACTTTTGTACTCAATAAAGACGAATGGGCTCCTTTGACCTTCATTATCAAAGGCTATGCCGGTACAGGAAAGACGACTGTTATTTCGACCTTAATTAAAATCTTACCTGCCTTTGGCTATAAGACACAATTAATGGCCCCTACTGGCCGTGCTGCCAAGGTGATGGCTAATTATGCCAAGAAAAAAGCGAGCACTATTCATAAAAAGATTTATCGCCAAGTAAGTAACCCGCATTCTGGGGCACTGAGTTTTCAGCGAATGAATAATTATGCCACGAACACCGTATTTATCGTGGATGAGGCGTCGATGATTACGGATGAATCAGATTTTGGTACCAATAGCTTATTAACCGATTTAATCGAATACGTATTTACGAATCCGGAGAATGGCCATACGGGTAATAAATTAATCTTCGTGGGGGATACAGCTCAATTGCCTCCCGTAGGTAAAAGCCTCTCTCCTGCTCTTTCTAGAGATTATATTTCCTCTGAATTCCACATGGAAGTGCTGGATCATGAGTTAATTGATGTCATGCGTCAAGACCTGGATTCCGGTATTTTATACAATGCAACCGCTTTAAGGCAATTGCTCTTAGCGAATTCGACAGCCATTCAATTTAATACCAAATCCTTCAAAGATATCTTCCGAATGACGGGAGAAAAGATGGAGGATGGGATGCATTATGCTTACAAGAAGTTTGGGAAAGAAGAAACGATTTTACTGACACGATCAAACAAGAGTGCCGTTCAGCTGAATGAATTCGTCCGAAGAACGATTCTGTACCAAGAAGATGAAATATCCAGTGGTGATTTGCTCATGATCGTTCGCAATAATTACCATTGGCTTGATGAGGATTCTCCTGCAGGATTTTTAGCGAATGGGGATTTTGTGGAGATCATGAAGATCAAAAGAGAAGAAGAAATGCATGGACAACGGTTCCTAGATGTTTCTTTGCGACTTTGTGACTATGAAGACCATCCGCCCATTGAGGCTAAAATCTTATTAGAGACCTTGCATTCCACGGAATCTGCACTAGGAAGAGAGGCAAACAAAAAGCTATATGATTCTGTTTGTGAGGATTATGCACATATTCCTAAGAAAAAGGAACGCACCGAGGCCATTCGTAAAGATCCCTATTTGAATGCTTTACAAGTGAAATTCGCCTACGCTTTGACTGTTCACAAATCACAGGGTGGACAATGGGCTGCGGTATTTGTAGATCAGGGCTATCTTAAGGAAGATCAAATTGATGCCGAATACCTACGCTGGCTATATACCGCTATTACCCGTGCGAGTCACGAAATATTCTTGGTCAACTTCCACAAACGCTTCTTCTAGAGTTTCGAGTTTGCAAAAGACTCACTCTCTGAGTCTAAGTAAGCATTCGATTCATAATGAAGCAACATAGATTCCATGGCTGACCTGATTTGGTCTAATTTATCTGTCCCAATCACTTGGGATAATTCTTTATCTACTTTTATCCGACATTCATTTAAGGCCGCTAAAAACTGTTCTCCTGAAACAGTCGTTTGAATTAAAGTCGCCCGTAAATCCTCTGGGTGTTTGAGATTCATCAAAAAGCCTTTCTCCGCTAATTCGTGCACTAATTTGCTAATCGCTTGTTTAGAAACGTGCACCTTTTTGGAAATCTCTGCCGCCGTTATTCCCTCTTCTTTCAAATTCATCATGACCATCACGTGACCTACTTTAAAGTCTTGGTAACCCATTTCAGCTAAATAATGGGCATTCAACGACTTGATAACGCGATAAGACTTCGCAAAAAGTCGAGTTAGAAACAATTCTGATTCCTCGCGGTGTTTATTCATAACACAAACTTAATACAAGTAATTTAGTCAACCAAATTGACTTTATTGAAAAATAAGCTAGCTTTGTAATCAAATCCATTCTTATGACAGATACGCATAAACCTAAAAAGAATTTACCTAAGATCATTCTAGCCCTAGTAGTCCTTTTAGGAGGCTATTATGGAATTAGTAAATACCGATACGCGACCACGCACGAAGACACAGACAACGCACAAATTGAAACCTATTTTGTTCCTGTATTGCCACGCGTTTCTGGTTTTGTGAAATCGGTAAGCGTTCATGATTATGAAATGGTGAAAGCGGGTACCGTTTTAGTCGAAATCGATAAGGAAGAGGCTAAACTTGCCTTATCTGAAATGGAAGTTGATTTAGATCAAGCAAATATCGATGTGACAGCTGCTAAAGCTAATTTGACTAGTCTTCAAAAAGCGATTCAAGCACAACAAGCGCAAGTAAAAACGGCTGAATATTTGAAAAATAAAGCGGAAAGAGATTTGAATCGCAATAGTGAATTAGAAAAAGCGAAGGCGATTACGCACCAACAATGGGTCGATACGAAAGATCAACTAGAGTTAGCTAATATCAAGTATTTTGGCTCGATTGATGAGTTGAATAGTACTAAGTCAAAATTAGCTATCCAAGAATCTGCGGTTAAGCGTGCAGAGAACTTAGTAAAAAACAAAGAGGTGAAGATTGCACAACAAAAATT encodes:
- the alaS gene encoding alanine--tRNA ligase — protein: MTSSQIRQQFLDFFQSKGHLIVPSAPLVAKNDPTLLFNNSGMAQFKDFFLGNGTPPSKRIADTQKCLRVSGKHNDLEDVGFDTYHHTMFEMLGNWSFGDYFKQEALTWSWELLTEVFKLPKDRIYVSVFEGDKKDGVPFDQEAFDIWKAIVGEDRIIYGNKKDNFWEMGETGPCGPCSEIHIDLRNQDEVDSIPGKSLVNADHPQVVEIWNNVFMQFERMADGSLVPLPNKHVDTGMGFERLCMAIQGKQSNYDTDVFQGTIQYIASKSGKKYGDEKWADIAMRVIADHIRAIAFTIADGQLPSNNKAGYVIRRILRRAVRYGYTYLDFKEPFLHLLIPGLAKQFEGVFDELISQEAFVAKVIYEEEVSFLRTLSSGLVRLDKLMEDCSGKVLSGDDVFELNDTYGFPVDLTALIAREKGLDIDESGFNAALKAQKERSRKDAGASAEDWVIVNEGDEVSFIGYDSNETDTQVLKYQKIQNKAGVQYKVVLETTPFYAESGGQVGDTGVFVFATSGISLPVIDTKKENDLIVHILSDARIETLASEPVKASIATLRRRAITHHHSSTHLMQAALQEVLGKHVAQKGSLVNEDLLRFDFSHFQKVTDEEIKQIEQIVNAKIAENIPLLEERNVPIAEAKEKGAMALFGEKYGDFVRVITFDKNFSVELCGGTHVPSTGEIGLFKITAESSVATGVRRIEAITSQKAYELLSEQEALLSEINDLLKAPKDLVKAVANLIESNSSLQKTVAAYQQKEISGLKNSLVKEIVAGPINSIIKQVSAPTADALKNLAFDLQENQENLFVLLAAEIEGKASLAISISKGLVDSKGLDAGKIIRDLAKEVQGGGGGQPFLATAGGQNPAGIPKLLSLAPSYIV
- a CDS encoding ATP-dependent DNA helicase; translated protein: MSTDKSPSFLLHQKFPFEPTPSQASLFQKLSTFVLNKDEWAPLTFIIKGYAGTGKTTVISTLIKILPAFGYKTQLMAPTGRAAKVMANYAKKKASTIHKKIYRQVSNPHSGALSFQRMNNYATNTVFIVDEASMITDESDFGTNSLLTDLIEYVFTNPENGHTGNKLIFVGDTAQLPPVGKSLSPALSRDYISSEFHMEVLDHELIDVMRQDLDSGILYNATALRQLLLANSTAIQFNTKSFKDIFRMTGEKMEDGMHYAYKKFGKEETILLTRSNKSAVQLNEFVRRTILYQEDEISSGDLLMIVRNNYHWLDEDSPAGFLANGDFVEIMKIKREEEMHGQRFLDVSLRLCDYEDHPPIEAKILLETLHSTESALGREANKKLYDSVCEDYAHIPKKKERTEAIRKDPYLNALQVKFAYALTVHKSQGGQWAAVFVDQGYLKEDQIDAEYLRWLYTAITRASHEIFLVNFHKRFF
- a CDS encoding HlyD family secretion protein, producing the protein MTDTHKPKKNLPKIILALVVLLGGYYGISKYRYATTHEDTDNAQIETYFVPVLPRVSGFVKSVSVHDYEMVKAGTVLVEIDKEEAKLALSEMEVDLDQANIDVTAAKANLTSLQKAIQAQQAQVKTAEYLKNKAERDLNRNSELEKAKAITHQQWVDTKDQLELANIKYFGSIDELNSTKSKLAIQESAVKRAENLVKNKEVKIAQQKLKLNYYTISAPVSGRIGKKSIEPGQFIQVSQPLMTIVDNNTFWVVANFKETQVQKLHAGMEAELTIDAFPKEKIKGKIVSISESTGAKTSLLPPDNSSGNFVKVTQRIPVKIEISDLAKYKSMLRAGMSLEVSIPLN
- a CDS encoding MarR family winged helix-turn-helix transcriptional regulator, with protein sequence MNKHREESELFLTRLFAKSYRVIKSLNAHYLAEMGYQDFKVGHVMVMMNLKEEGITAAEISKKVHVSKQAISKLVHELAEKGFLMNLKHPEDLRATLIQTTVSGEQFLAALNECRIKVDKELSQVIGTDKLDQIRSAMESMLLHYESNAYLDSESESFANSKL
- a CDS encoding aminotransferase class IV, whose product is MFSFLETICIQDGKAQHLDFHQMRVNETFDQFFPEWEPFDVEDLVSEQSLPTEGTHRLRITYQEDPETIEILPYTKKDIKRFALVDTGEIDYGFKWSERGFFQTFLEAHPEADEVIFVKDGKVQDCSMANLAFLKEGIWYTPEDPLHWGTTRARLIIEEEIEETDILVEELSSYERVCLINVFRPLSLENSLSVAESIL
- a CDS encoding aminodeoxychorismate synthase component I — protein: MNSIPFSPFTEVAKQLDQWGEKGIPFVFLVDYSLENAWAGSEEEAKDLGILFEFDGSGILSEQVSFQKTPLSFESYAEKFKQVQAGLKRGDSFLLNLTAETPIETSLHLSEIFQRADAPYKIRCRDQFTSFSPETFVRVQGNKISSFPMKGTLEVTANSDARQLQNDPKEKAEHATIVDLIRNDLSKVAFPIRVEKYQYIERVKTNSGELWQMSSKISGELIPELRNKYGSILLELLPAGSITGAPKKATMQLIKEAEQYDRGFYTGIMGKFDGKSFNSGVMIRFIEKQNEGLVFKSGGGITVFSDVKKEYDELIQKVYLPF